One Dictyoglomus turgidum DSM 6724 DNA window includes the following coding sequences:
- the mrdA gene encoding penicillin-binding protein 2 codes for MSRELIFKRIIELCLVIILLRFFYLQVYNKDFYVDLSQRNYLKSMVLPAPRGLIYDRNNNVLAENKIVYSVYLIPPYKFDKEKVKNLAEILGLKMEDLQKIYSKISPYMPAYLLKRKLTPKEIILLEVSRDYLPSFTINMEFDRFYPYGSIASHIIGYMGEVSKDELENEELDYSLGEKSGKYGLEASYEKILRGKKGFRGISLYAYREKKIITAQKDPIPGRSIVSTIDIELQKVAEEALGEEKGVVIVSNPWTGEILALVSHPSFDPNKFIEGFTKKEWEELIKNPDNPLNNRAISSLYPPGSIFKLVVALSALENNKVSSEDRFYCPGEYKIGKYTFRCWKKGGHGHLDFIEGIAQSCNVVFFNVGLRIGDKSIEDYAKRFFLDSKTGIDIPGELKGFIPSREWKMERLREPWYPGDTLNLSIGQGYILVTPMEIHAMMSMIATEGILYKPHLVSKIIGMDGKEEVINPEVVGKVSISQNSWAVLKKGMKKVVDEGTGLATRIPGVNISGKTGTAENPHGESHAWFSCFFPSENPQYVVTVFVEHGKSGGGRAAPIAKKVIEYIVKGGVKN; via the coding sequence TGGTGCTTCCTGCTCCTAGAGGTTTAATTTATGATAGGAATAATAATGTGTTAGCGGAGAATAAAATAGTTTATTCTGTATATTTAATTCCTCCTTATAAGTTTGACAAAGAAAAAGTAAAAAACTTAGCAGAGATATTAGGGCTCAAGATGGAAGATCTCCAAAAAATTTATTCTAAAATATCACCTTATATGCCAGCTTATTTGTTAAAAAGAAAACTTACCCCAAAGGAAATTATTTTATTAGAGGTAAGTCGAGATTACCTTCCTTCCTTTACCATAAATATGGAGTTTGATAGATTTTATCCATATGGAAGTATAGCTTCTCATATAATCGGTTATATGGGAGAGGTTAGTAAAGACGAATTAGAAAATGAAGAATTAGATTATTCCTTAGGAGAAAAGAGTGGAAAATATGGTTTAGAGGCGAGTTATGAAAAAATATTAAGGGGTAAAAAGGGTTTTAGAGGGATTTCTTTGTATGCTTATAGAGAGAAAAAGATTATTACTGCCCAAAAAGATCCTATTCCAGGTAGGTCAATAGTATCAACTATTGATATTGAACTTCAAAAAGTTGCAGAAGAGGCATTAGGAGAAGAGAAAGGAGTAGTTATTGTTTCTAATCCTTGGACTGGAGAGATATTGGCTCTTGTTAGTCATCCCTCTTTTGATCCTAACAAATTTATTGAAGGTTTTACTAAGAAAGAATGGGAAGAATTAATTAAAAATCCTGATAATCCTTTAAATAATCGTGCTATTTCCTCTCTTTATCCTCCGGGTTCAATCTTTAAACTTGTAGTTGCTCTTTCTGCTCTTGAAAATAATAAAGTTTCTTCAGAAGATAGATTTTATTGTCCTGGGGAGTATAAGATAGGTAAATATACATTTAGGTGTTGGAAAAAAGGAGGACATGGTCATTTAGATTTCATTGAGGGAATAGCTCAGTCTTGTAATGTTGTATTTTTTAATGTAGGGTTAAGGATTGGAGATAAAAGCATTGAAGATTATGCTAAAAGGTTTTTTTTGGATTCTAAGACTGGTATTGATATACCTGGAGAGCTAAAGGGATTTATTCCTTCTAGGGAATGGAAGATGGAAAGATTGAGAGAACCATGGTATCCTGGAGATACCCTTAATCTTTCTATTGGTCAAGGATATATTCTTGTTACGCCTATGGAGATACATGCTATGATGAGTATGATTGCTACAGAAGGGATTTTATATAAACCTCATTTGGTCTCTAAAATTATAGGGATGGATGGTAAAGAAGAAGTTATTAACCCTGAAGTGGTAGGGAAGGTAAGTATAAGCCAAAATTCTTGGGCAGTATTGAAAAAGGGTATGAAAAAAGTAGTTGATGAGGGAACAGGTTTGGCAACTCGTATACCTGGAGTTAATATATCTGGAAAGACTGGGACCGCAGAAAATCCTCATGGGGAAAGTCATGCGTGGTTCTCCTGTTTTTTTCCTTCAGAAAATCCTCAATATGTGGTTACGGTATTTGTGGAACATGGTAAAAGTGGTGGTGGTAGAGCAGCTCCTATAGCTAAAAAGGTAATAGAATACATAGTCAAAGGGGGAGTTAAAAATTGA